The Engystomops pustulosus chromosome 1, aEngPut4.maternal, whole genome shotgun sequence genome has a window encoding:
- the LOC140117191 gene encoding phospholipid-transporting ATPase IC-like: MDTDYDTTFDEDSQVPNDDEVPYSDDETDDELESPDTPEPKQNIINKQAELSREQVPKECNWQVKANDRNFYSQPEFMKKSNLCFKKSKYSGNAIKTYKYNPITFLPLNLFEQFKRAANAYFLVLLILQTIPQISTVSWSTTLIPLLLVLGITAIKDLVDDIARHKMDNEINNRPSEVIEDGRFKKTKWKNIHVGDVIRINKNEFIPADVLLLSSSDPNSLCYVETAELDGETNLKFKMSLEVTDKLLQEEAALADFDGLVICEEPNNRLDKFVGTLCWRGMSYPLDADKILLRGCTIRNTMYCHGLVLFAGADTKIMRNSGKTRLKRTKIDYLMNYMVYTIFVLLLLASAGLAIGQTFWDAQLGQANVSWYLYDGNDYAPSYRGFLAFWGYIIVLNTMVPISLYVSVEVIRLGQSYFINWDLQMYHCEKDTPAKARTTTLNEQLGQIQYIFSDKTGTLTQNIMTFKKCTINGETYGEQRQEAGNKSTYCEQVDFGWNPLADPKFTFGDHYLIDQIRSGKDPDVRHFFKLLALCHTVMVEKADGGEIVYQAASPDEGALVTAARNFGFVFLSRTQSTITISELEKEVTYEVLGILDFNSDRKRMSIIVREPKGNIRLYCKGADTVIYERLHPNNPIKDSTQEALDVFANETLRTLCLCYKDISHEEFEKWNKKYQEASVSMTNRDEALDKVYEQIETDLVLLGATAIEDKLQDGVPYTISKLAKADIKIWVLTGDKKETAENIGFACELLTDETKIYYGEDINALLQTRMENQKNRSGGNLGARANIPEPFFQTNGKSSLILTGSWLNEILLEKKKKRKKRLKLKFPRTAEEKQKDLEEKRKTYVLKEQRQKNFVDLACECSSVICCRVTPKQKAMVVDLVKKYKKAITLAIGDGANDVNMIKTAHIGVGISGQEGMQAVMSSDYSFAQFRYLQRLILVHGRWSYIRMCKFLSFFFYKNFAFTLVHFWYSFFNGFSAQTVYEDWFIALYNVLYTSLPVLLVGLLDQDVSDKLSLRFPRLYIPGQKDLLFNYKKFFLSLFHGVATSLIIFFIPYGAFLLTMGQDGEAPSDYQSFAVTTATALIITVNFQIGLDTSYWTFVNAFSVFGSIAIYFGIMFDLHSAGIHVLFPSKFIFTGAAPNALRQPYLWLTIILTVAVCLLPVVALRFLSKILWPSESDKIQKNRKKLKIEEAQWRPRVSTMRRGISRRRSAYAFSHQRGYADLIATGRSIPKKRAPLEGVFASHAGTI; encoded by the exons ATGGATACAGACTACGATACAACGTTTGATGAAGACTCGCAGGTGCCAAATGACGATGAAGTTCCATACAGTGACGATGAGACGGACGATGAACTGGAGAGTCCAGACACCCCGGAGCCAAAGCAGAACATTATCAACAAACAGGCAGAACTCAGCCGAGAACAGGTCCCAAAAG AATGTAACTGGCAGGTGAAAGCCAATGACCGCAATTTCTACAGTCAACCAGAATTCATGAAAAAATCCAATCTTTGTTTTAAGAAGAGCAAGTACTCG GGAAATGCCATAAAGACCTATAAGTATAACCCCATCACCTTCCTGCCCCTGAACCTGTTTGAGCAattcaaaagagcggccaatgcTTACTTCctcgtcctcctcatcctccag ACAATTCCCCAAATATCCACTGTCTCCTGGTCAACGACTCTGATCCCTCTGCTGCTTGTGCTGGGAATCACTGCCATCAAAGACCTGGTGGATGACATT GCTCGTCATAAAATGGATAATGAGATTAATAACCGCCCTAGTGAAGTCATAGAAGACGGAAG GTTTAagaaaacaaaatggaaaaacaTCCACGTGGGGGATGTCATACGAATAAACAAGAACGAGTTTATACCG GCTGATGTGCTACTACTCTCCAGCTCTGACCCGAACAGTCTGTGTTATGTAGAGACAGCAGAGCTTGACGG agaAACAAACTTAAAGTTTAAGATGTCCCTGGAGGTGACGGACAAGCTCTTGCAGGAGGAGGCGGCACTGGCAGACTTTGATG GGTTGGTTATATGCGAGGAGCCTAATAATCGCCTGGACAAGTTTGTTGGGACACTTTGCTGGAGAGGGATGAGTTACCCCCTGGATGCTGACAAAATTCTCCTCCGAGGTTGTACCATCCGTAACACCATGTACTGCCATGGACTTGTACTATTTGCAG gtgcCGACACAAAAATTATGAGGAATAGCGGGAAAacacgactgaaaagaacaaaaaTTGATTATCTGATGAATTACATGGTCTACACG ATATTCGTCCTCCTCCTCTTGGCGTCGGCCGGTCTTGCCATCGGACAGACGTTCTGGGATGCACAACTAGGCCAAGCTAATGTGTCGTGGTATCTGTATGATGGGAATGACTACGCCCCATCTTATCGAGGTTTCCTGGCTTTTTGGGGTTACATCATTGTGTTGAATACCATGGTGCCCATTTCTCTTTACGTCAG TGTGGAGGTGATCCGTCTGGGACAGAGTTACTTCATAAACTGGGACCTGCAGATGTACCATTGTGAGAAGGATACACCGGCCAAAGCCAGAACCACCACCCTGAATGAGCAACTGGGACAAATCCAGTACATCTTCTCCGACAAAACTGGGACATTGACCCAGAATATCATGACCTTCAAGAAATGCACAATCAATGGAGAAACCTACG GTGAACAAAGACAAGAAGCTGGAAACAAGTCCACATATTGTGAG CAGGTAGACTTTGGTTGGAATCCCTTGGCCGACCCAAAATTTACATTTGGGGACCATTATCTGATTGACCAAATCCGGTCAGGAAAAGATCCGGACGTTCGCCATTTTTTCAAGCTACTTGCCTTGTGCCACACAGTGATGGTGGAGAAAGCAGATG ggggtGAAATAGTCTACCAGGCGGCATCTCCAGATGAAGGAGCGCTGGTGACAGCTGCCAGGAATTTCGGCTTTGTGTTTTTGTCCAGAACCCAGAGTACTATTACCATTAGTGAGCTGGAGAAAGAAGTCACCTATGAAGTTCTTGGTATTCTGGATTTTAACAGCGACCGAAAGCGCATGTCTATCATAG TGCGAGAGCCAAAGGGTAACATCAGACTCTACTGTAAAGGAGCTGATACGGTTATATATGAACGTCTGCATCCAAACAACCCCATCAAAGATTCTACCCAGGAAGCGCTGGAT GTGTTTGCCAATGAGACTCTGAGGACCCTGTGCCTTTGCTACAAGGACATCAGCCATGAAGAGtttgaaaaatggaacaaaaagtaCCAGGAGGCCAGTGTGTCCATGACCAACCGGGACGAGGCTCTAGATAAAGTGTATGAACAGATAGAAACGGACCTTGTG CTCCTGGGAGCCACAGCCATAGAAGACAAGCTGCAGGATGGTGTGCCATATACAATCTCTAAACTTGCCAAAGCAGATATAAAGATTTGGGTGCTTACAGGAGATAAAAAGG AAACTGCAGAAAACATTGGCTTTGCCTGTGAACTtttgacagatgagacaaagatttacTATGGAGAAGACATTAA CGCTCTGCTACAGACACGGATGGAAAATCAGAAGAACCGGAGCGGAGGTAACCTAGGAGCCCGTGCTAATATCCCAGAGCCCTTCTTCCAGACTAATGGGAAATCTTCTCTGATCTTAACTGGATCTTGGCTG AATGAAATTCTTCTcgaaaagaagaaaaagaggaaGAAACGCCTGAAGCTGAAATTCCCCAGAACTGCGGAGGAAAAACAGAAGGATCTGGAAGAGAAAAGGAAGACCTACGTCCTAAAGGAACAGCGACAGAAGAACTTTGTGGACCTGGCCTGCGAGTGCAGCTCTGTCATCTGCTGTAGGGTGACTCCGAAGCAGAAAGCCATGGTGGTCGACTTGGTGAAGAAGTACAAGAAGGCCATCACCCTGGCTATTGGCGATGGCGCTAATGATGTCAACATGATTAAAA CTGCCCATATAGGAGTTGGTATAAGTGGACAGGAGGGAATGCAGGCCGTCATGTCCAGTGACTACTCTTTTGCCCAGTTTCGCTACCTCCAGAGACTCATTTTGGTCCATGGCCGTTGGTCCTACATCCGAATGTGCAAGTTCCTGAGCTTTTTCTTCTACAAGAATTTTGCGTTTACATTGGTTCATTTCTGGTACTCCTTCTTCAATGGATTTTCTgctcag ACTGTATATGAAGATTGGTTTATTGCACTTTACAACGTCCTGTACACCAGCCTCCCGGTTCTTCTCGTTGGCCTGTTGGATCAG GATGTAAGTGACAAGCTGAGCCTGCGCTTCCCTCGTTTGTATATACCCGGCCAAAAAGATCTGCTCTTCAACTACAAGAAGTTCTTCCTGAGTCTGTTCCATGGTGTGGCGACCTCCCTGATCATCTTTTTCATCCCGTATGGAGCGTTCTTATTAaccatggggcaggatggggaAGCTCCATCAGATTACCAGTCATTTGCTGTCACGACTGCCACCGCTCTCATCATCACGGTCAACTTTCAG ATTGGTCTGGACACCTCTTACTGGACCTTTGTGAACGCCTTCTCCGTGTTTGGAAGCATTGCCATCTACTTTGGAATCATGTTTGACTTGCACAGTGCCGGAATCCATGTTCTGTTCCCTTCCAAATTTATATTCACAG GAGCCGCTCCAAATGCTCTCAGGCAGCCGTATTTGTGGCTGACCATAATCCTCACGGTGGCGGTGTGCCTGCTTCCTGTTGTTGCATTAAGGTTCTTGAGCAAAATCTTGTGGCCTTCAGAAAGTGATAAA